The Benincasa hispida cultivar B227 chromosome 9, ASM972705v1, whole genome shotgun sequence genome has a segment encoding these proteins:
- the LOC120085063 gene encoding stromal cell-derived factor 2-like protein, which yields MAIGFFALALFLFLGLDLDHGSPSSASATSSEGVEITYGTILKLMHEKTKFRLHSHDVPYGSGSGQQSVTGFPNVDDSNSYWIVRPQPGTSAKQGDTIKSGTIIRLQHMRTRKWLHSHLHASPISGNLEVSCFGGDSDSDTGDYWRLMIEGSGKTWRQEQRVRLQHVDTGGYLHSHDKKYSRIAGGQQEVCGVREKRADNVWLAAEGVYLPVTETK from the exons ATGGCCATCGGTTTCTTCGCTCTTGCGCTCTTTCTCTTCCTCGGTCTCGATCTCGACCATGGCTCCCCGTCATCTGCTTCTGCTACGTCCTCTGAGGGCGTTGAG ATTACGTATGGGACAATTCTTAAGCTAATGCACGAGAAAACTAAATTCCGTTTGCATTCCCATGACGTGCCCTATGGTTCTGGCAGTGGCCAACAGTCGGTCACCGGGTTTCCAAATGTTGATGATTCCAATAGCTACTGG ATAGTAAGACCCCAGCCTGGGACATCTGCGAAACAGGGTGACACCATTAAAAGTGGGACAATTATCAGATTGCAACACATGAGGACAAGGAAATGGCTGCACAGCCACTTGCACGCATCCCCAATATCGGGAAATCTAGAG GTTAGTTGCTTTGGTGGGGATTCTGACTCCGACACTGGTGATTACTGGAG GCTTATGATCGAAGGGAGTGGAAAGACATGGAGGCAAGAACAGAGAGTTCGGCTTCAGCATGTCGATACCGGTGGCTACCTACATAGTCATGACAAGAAATACAGCCGTATTGCTGGAGGGCAGCAAGAG GTCTGTGGAGTCCGGGAGAAGCGTGCTGACAACGTCTGGCTGGCTGCAGAAGGCGTTTATCTTCCTGTTACGGAGACAAAGTAG